CTGATGGAAGGTCCACATTGTATTGCTTGTAACTTCTCTACTCCATACCTTCTCCACAAGTGTCATGAATTTATCATTGTCCACCCAACATCTGAGAAATTTGAAATATCTCTTGTCATTATCTTGCCTTATATTGCTTTCCATAAAAAGTGGATTATGGTCTGAACTTGCTGAAGCTAGATGGGAAATAATGGTAGCAGAGAAGACATCCAACCGTTGATCATTCACTAGACCTCTATCCAGTCTCTTTCAAATAATAGAACTTGGTCCCCTACCATTTGACCAAGTGTATTTGTGACCATAGTATCCAAGATCCACAAGCCCACTATCCTCAATCATGCTTAAAAAGTCCATACATTTACTCATCTGATAAGGAATACCTCTAATATTCTCCTTTACTAATGCTATAACATTGACATCCCCGATGACACACCAAGGAATAGTGTATATAGAAGATTTATGTCTTAGAGCATCCCATAAAGTTCTCCTCAGCATTGGCTTGCGTTTGACATAAACAACTGTGAGATTAAAAGTATTTCCATCCTCAACATGTTTCATCTCCATAGATATCTATTGATCATCAGTATCTAGAACCTTAGTTGTGAATTCTTTGTCCCAGAATACCCAAATTTTGTTATTGACATTTGAAGTTGCTTGGTGCATAGAAAGTTAGAGTTTGAATTGGTTGATGTATGTGTTATCTAGGAAGGCTTCAAGGATAGCAATAAAAGATAGTTGGTGAAGTTGCTTTAGGATTTtgagtctttcaataactcctgAGGTCCAAATACCTCTTGCATTCCTTATGAGTGTACTAATAATTAAGGTTTTGATGGGGTTGTGGATTTTGGTGGTATATTGCTGGCAACAACCGCTTTACTTCTGGTGACTCTTGGTGAGGGTCCCATTCTGGGTGATAGGTTCTGTGTCATAATGAATTCCTGTTGATCAGTTGATCCATTTACAGCTTCAATAAGAAGATCACAAAGTTGATCATTGTGATCATTCTCTTCTTTAGAAAATTCCACATGTTCATCTTCAAATTGGATGAGTCTGTATTCATTATCA
This DNA window, taken from Nicotiana tabacum cultivar K326 chromosome 4, ASM71507v2, whole genome shotgun sequence, encodes the following:
- the LOC142180101 gene encoding uncharacterized protein LOC142180101 — encoded protein: MEMKHVEDGNTFNLTVVYVKRKPMLRRTLWDALRHKSSIYTIPWCVIGDVNVIALVKENIRGIPYQMSKCMDFLSMIEDSGLVDLGYYGHKYTWSNASASSDHNPLFMESNIRQDNDKRYFKFLRCWVDNDKFMTLVEKVWSREVTSNTMWTFHQKLKALSNARSIWSRQEYRDIFQKAKQFEQQVKDEEMFWA